Proteins encoded within one genomic window of Hemitrygon akajei chromosome 13, sHemAka1.3, whole genome shotgun sequence:
- the LOC140737925 gene encoding BTB/POZ domain-containing protein KCTD8-like isoform X3, protein MAVRDSILPISEMPGTSFPEVVELNVGGQVYVTKHNTLVSVSDSLLANLFSSSNGKVLPRDNRGRYFLDRDGFLFRYILDYLRDKQLVLPEHFPEKERLLREAEHFQLGELIRVLAPKVTVKQSSVADEAVHSDAEENSQGSELVAKGVPYSGGADKKAGFITLGYRGSYTLVRDSQADAKFRRVARIMVCGRIALAKEVFGDTLNESRDPDRPPEKYTSRFYLKFTYLEQAFDRLSETGFRMVACNSTGTATFINQYRDDKMWSSYTEYIFYRKYKWLDFCGAV, encoded by the coding sequence ATGGCTGTCCGCGACAGCATCCTCCCCATCAGCGAGATGCCGGGCACCTCGTTCCCCGAGGTGGTGGAGTTGAACGTGGGAGGACAGGTGTATGTGACCAAGCACAACACCCTGGTCAGCGTGTCCGACTCCCTCCTGGCCAACCTCTTCTCCAGCAGCAACGGCAAGGTCCTTCCCAGGGACAACAGGGGCCGGTATTTCCTGGACCGAGACGGTTTCCTCTTCAGGTACATCCTGGATTATCTGAGGGATAAACAGCTGGTGCTGCCCGAGCACTTCCCGGAGAAGGAGAGGTTGCTCAGGGAAGCTGAGCACTTTCAGCTGGGCGAGCTGATCAGAGTCCTGGCCCCCAAGGTCACGGTCAAGCAGAGCTCGGTGGCCGACGAGGCAGTACACAGCGACGCCGAGGAGAACTCGCAGGGCAGCGAGCTGGTGGCAAAGGGTGTCCCGTACTCCGGCGGGGCGGATAAGAAGGCTGGCTTCATCACCCTCGGCTACCGCGGCTCCTACACCCTAGTCCGGGACAGTCAGGCGGACGCCAAGTTCCGCAGGGTGGCCAGGATCATGGTGTGTGGGCGCATCGCCCTGGCCAAGGAGGTGTTCGGGGATACCCTGAACGAGAGCCGGGACCCCGACCGCCCCCCTGAAAAGTATACGTCCAGGTTTTACTTGAAGTTTACATACCTGGAGCAAGCGTTCGACCGGCTGTCGGAAACGGGCTTCCGCATGGTGGCTTGTAACTCCACGGGCACGGCCACCTTCATCAATCAGTACAGGGACGACAAGATGTGGAGCAGCTACACAGAGTACATTTTCTACC
- the LOC140737925 gene encoding BTB/POZ domain-containing protein KCTD8-like isoform X4 yields MAVRDSILPISEMPGTSFPEVVELNVGGQVYVTKHNTLVSVSDSLLANLFSSSNGKVLPRDNRGRYFLDRDGFLFRYILDYLRDKQLVLPEHFPEKERLLREAEHFQLGELIRVLAPKVTVKQSSVADEAVHSDAEENSQGSELVAKGVPYSGGADKKAGFITLGYRGSYTLVRDSQADAKFRRVARIMVCGRIALAKEVFGDTLNESRDPDRPPEKYTSRFYLKFTYLEQAFDRLSETGFRMVACNSTGTATFINQYRDDKMWSSYTEYIFYRPGHQA; encoded by the coding sequence ATGGCTGTCCGCGACAGCATCCTCCCCATCAGCGAGATGCCGGGCACCTCGTTCCCCGAGGTGGTGGAGTTGAACGTGGGAGGACAGGTGTATGTGACCAAGCACAACACCCTGGTCAGCGTGTCCGACTCCCTCCTGGCCAACCTCTTCTCCAGCAGCAACGGCAAGGTCCTTCCCAGGGACAACAGGGGCCGGTATTTCCTGGACCGAGACGGTTTCCTCTTCAGGTACATCCTGGATTATCTGAGGGATAAACAGCTGGTGCTGCCCGAGCACTTCCCGGAGAAGGAGAGGTTGCTCAGGGAAGCTGAGCACTTTCAGCTGGGCGAGCTGATCAGAGTCCTGGCCCCCAAGGTCACGGTCAAGCAGAGCTCGGTGGCCGACGAGGCAGTACACAGCGACGCCGAGGAGAACTCGCAGGGCAGCGAGCTGGTGGCAAAGGGTGTCCCGTACTCCGGCGGGGCGGATAAGAAGGCTGGCTTCATCACCCTCGGCTACCGCGGCTCCTACACCCTAGTCCGGGACAGTCAGGCGGACGCCAAGTTCCGCAGGGTGGCCAGGATCATGGTGTGTGGGCGCATCGCCCTGGCCAAGGAGGTGTTCGGGGATACCCTGAACGAGAGCCGGGACCCCGACCGCCCCCCTGAAAAGTATACGTCCAGGTTTTACTTGAAGTTTACATACCTGGAGCAAGCGTTCGACCGGCTGTCGGAAACGGGCTTCCGCATGGTGGCTTGTAACTCCACGGGCACGGCCACCTTCATCAATCAGTACAGGGACGACAAGATGTGGAGCAGCTACACAGAGTACATTTTCTACC